A region from the Leptospira kanakyensis genome encodes:
- a CDS encoding ParA family protein encodes MKIITVANIKGGTSKSTTAIHLALALSKKGSTLAIDMDPQADLSDFFFPEEPVEFFDSGNTLSVLNAETTLAESVKPSNNIDVLPSIIELSDLSYLASKDFSMIPRLKNILLKAKYDYVIIDTPGSGSSENIASYLPASVILVPVTPSKWAVRTVAQVLKKVDEAERFDEQSKKKSVMILPSQWGTSQKQMDLLEKLNTIKSLKILEPIPKNESIRDRTETGKPLQEGSAPWKAFEILAEKLK; translated from the coding sequence ATGAAGATCATTACTGTTGCCAATATCAAAGGCGGAACTTCCAAATCCACAACAGCCATTCACTTGGCTTTAGCTCTGTCAAAAAAAGGATCTACTTTAGCCATAGACATGGATCCCCAAGCAGACCTTTCTGACTTTTTTTTCCCCGAAGAACCAGTCGAATTTTTTGATTCCGGAAACACTCTTTCTGTCTTAAACGCAGAAACAACTCTCGCGGAGTCAGTAAAACCTTCTAACAACATCGACGTATTACCATCCATCATCGAACTTTCTGATTTAAGTTATTTAGCATCCAAAGATTTTTCCATGATTCCTCGCTTAAAAAACATTTTACTCAAAGCGAAATATGATTACGTAATTATTGACACACCCGGCTCAGGTTCCTCTGAAAATATCGCATCTTATCTACCCGCCTCAGTAATTCTCGTTCCTGTCACTCCATCAAAATGGGCAGTTCGGACGGTGGCCCAAGTTCTAAAAAAAGTAGATGAGGCTGAAAGGTTTGATGAACAATCAAAGAAAAAATCCGTAATGATCCTCCCCTCACAATGGGGAACTTCGCAAAAACAAATGGATCTTTTGGAAAAACTAAATACCATAAAATCGCTAAAAATTTTAGAACCAATCCCAAAAAACGAAAGTATTCGGGACCGTACAGAGACTGGCAAACCTCTACAAGAAGGAAGTGCTCCTTGGAAAGCTTTCGAAATTTTAGCGGAGAAATTAAAATAA
- a CDS encoding ParB/RepB/Spo0J family partition protein, producing MKTKTNYNPADILSRASARTSSLNPFLKEEATSNHNATEIPIDQVLTENNPRKTFNESTIRELAESISQYGLLQPIVVRKKSGKYELINGERRFRAHKLLKRKTILAIVKNVEQIDISKLPEIKLVENLQREDLSESDLALSLQELKNRHKETNEQLAKRINKSAQWVKTKISHAEILKESTTNLNTDKNHPIFQIPTSLFTEIAPLDVTNRKKAIDYLIKGLEKKGDFPSRNDLREYVRPLKPNKPKQTKPKLGNLELKDLKNKLLKIKEKISLLQNEKAILEETIRKYKK from the coding sequence ATGAAAACAAAAACAAACTATAACCCAGCCGACATCCTCTCCAGAGCAAGCGCCCGAACATCTTCTCTGAACCCATTCCTAAAAGAAGAGGCCACATCGAATCACAACGCTACAGAAATTCCTATAGACCAAGTCCTGACCGAAAATAACCCAAGGAAAACTTTCAACGAATCCACAATTAGAGAATTGGCTGAATCAATCTCCCAATACGGGCTTCTACAACCTATCGTTGTCAGAAAAAAATCAGGGAAGTATGAGCTCATCAATGGAGAAAGAAGATTTCGTGCACACAAACTTCTCAAACGAAAAACAATTCTTGCCATTGTAAAAAATGTAGAACAAATCGACATTTCCAAACTACCCGAAATCAAATTAGTAGAAAATCTACAAAGAGAGGACCTCTCTGAGTCAGATCTTGCACTCTCATTACAAGAATTAAAAAATAGGCATAAAGAAACAAACGAACAACTGGCAAAACGAATTAACAAATCCGCTCAGTGGGTAAAAACAAAGATCTCACATGCAGAAATTTTAAAAGAGTCCACTACAAATCTAAATACCGATAAAAACCACCCCATCTTCCAAATACCAACAAGTTTGTTTACAGAAATTGCTCCCCTAGATGTGACCAACAGAAAAAAAGCGATCGACTACCTCATCAAAGGACTCGAAAAAAAAGGAGACTTCCCCTCACGGAATGATTTACGTGAATACGTTCGTCCCTTAAAACCAAATAAACCGAAACAAACAAAACCAAAACTAGGCAACTTAGAACTAAAAGATCTAAAAAACAAACTTTTAAAAATTAAGGAAAAAATCTCACTCTTACAAAATGAAAAAGCCATCTTAGAGGAAACAATTCGTAAGTACAAAAAATAA
- a CDS encoding helix-turn-helix domain-containing protein codes for MKTNRTGIWIPVWIENLNLSHSQTKLYAEIVSLHDKGGCFASNRYFGEVLGLKNDTVSRLISSLKKLGLLEQTGFDGRRRFLKPIFLNPSVKSASSNTESLEKNPMQKLTKSMEITQVPIRQKSNAGWDKNDASFSSTIEVQKRVQKKSPWDEFKNWGSKNLSKSTYFQITNLSSPDSLHGSLNLIWKQWLETKSKLPLGRISVS; via the coding sequence ATGAAAACAAATCGAACAGGAATTTGGATTCCCGTTTGGATTGAGAACCTAAACCTTTCTCATAGCCAAACCAAATTGTATGCAGAAATTGTCTCCCTACACGATAAAGGAGGATGTTTTGCCTCCAATCGTTATTTCGGAGAAGTCTTAGGGCTAAAAAATGATACTGTATCTAGACTCATCTCCTCACTGAAAAAACTTGGTTTACTCGAACAAACTGGCTTCGATGGGAGAAGACGATTTTTAAAACCGATCTTTTTAAATCCATCTGTAAAAAGCGCATCTTCAAATACCGAATCCTTGGAAAAAAATCCAATGCAGAAATTGACTAAAAGCATGGAAATTACCCAAGTCCCCATCCGCCAAAAATCCAATGCAGGTTGGGACAAAAATGACGCTTCCTTTAGTAGTACAATAGAGGTACAAAAAAGAGTACAAAAGAAAAGCCCTTGGGATGAGTTTAAAAATTGGGGTAGTAAGAATCTATCAAAGTCGACCTATTTTCAAATTACAAATTTGTCTTCACCAGATTCTTTACATGGAAGTTTAAATTTAATTTGGAAACAATGGTTAGAAACAAAATCGAAGCTCCCTCTAGGAAGAATTTCTGTTTCTTAA
- a CDS encoding YheT family hydrolase, which yields MSLFKPIPILSGAMVQSFMASFKSKSDKHYGRSIAGEWRSVKAKDGTTLLARLHDIPNPRGLVILVHGWEGSIHSSYIVRTSRYFLQKGYSVYRLNLRDHGDTHHLNEGIFNGSLLLETYEAVRELVKLSGSKKPVYLAGFSLGGNFVLRMAGRHSLSKAADQIPGLKHCFAFSPALDPKRATIKMDEHPFLRKYFLNSWKTSLVKKANLFPHLYSFHDLDNYQSVMHLTEKMVKEFSHFSSVDEYFDSYTLNDLFFKSIRIPTTILTSMDDPVIPWKEFAEIPASSYLEVVIESRGGHCGFIEDLSRSSYYWRLMEKKMG from the coding sequence ATGAGCCTTTTTAAGCCAATCCCCATTCTATCTGGTGCCATGGTTCAATCCTTTATGGCTTCTTTTAAATCAAAATCAGATAAACATTACGGTCGTTCCATCGCAGGGGAATGGAGATCGGTCAAAGCAAAAGATGGAACAACATTACTAGCACGTTTACATGATATCCCAAATCCTAGAGGCCTTGTGATTTTGGTGCATGGGTGGGAAGGAAGCATTCATTCCAGTTATATTGTAAGGACTTCACGGTATTTTTTACAGAAAGGGTATTCGGTTTATCGGTTAAATTTGCGAGATCACGGGGACACTCACCATCTAAATGAAGGAATCTTTAACGGCAGTTTGTTATTGGAAACTTATGAAGCAGTGAGAGAACTTGTGAAACTTTCTGGTTCTAAGAAACCTGTGTATTTAGCCGGGTTTTCGTTAGGTGGGAATTTTGTTCTCCGGATGGCGGGAAGGCATTCCTTATCGAAAGCCGCCGATCAAATCCCTGGTTTAAAACATTGTTTCGCTTTTAGCCCTGCACTTGATCCCAAAAGGGCAACCATCAAAATGGATGAACATCCTTTTTTAAGAAAATATTTTTTGAATTCTTGGAAAACCTCTCTAGTTAAAAAAGCAAATTTGTTTCCACACCTATATTCCTTTCATGATTTGGACAATTACCAATCAGTGATGCACTTAACAGAAAAAATGGTAAAAGAGTTTTCTCATTTCTCTTCTGTGGATGAATATTTTGATTCTTATACTTTGAATGATTTGTTTTTTAAATCGATTCGTATTCCAACAACCATACTAACGTCTATGGATGATCCTGTGATTCCATGGAAAGAATTCGCAGAAATCCCGGCTTCTTCTTATTTAGAAGTTGTGATTGAGTCTAGAGGTGGGCACTGCGGATTTATTGAAGACCTTAGTCGTTCTTCTTATTATTGGAGATTGATGGAAAAAAAGATGGGTTGA
- a CDS encoding helix-turn-helix domain-containing protein, whose product MKELKRTGVWVAQWMDDLGLSANQTKLYAEIVSLDAKGGCFASNEYFGRVLRLRPDTVSRLVSQLKKKGLLKQTGFDGRKRFLKPLVPNLKEESELDGDPKRSLFLGTRKEISLGFGSKSGLEVDPKPSSKYQIHSSIHKKTPSSEGDDWKEFLVWGEKRFSKSTRVFLSGLCGPESLTGPQLSYWERFKANPG is encoded by the coding sequence ATGAAAGAACTAAAAAGAACTGGTGTTTGGGTTGCTCAATGGATGGATGATTTGGGGCTCAGTGCCAACCAAACAAAGTTGTATGCAGAGATTGTTTCTTTGGATGCTAAGGGAGGATGTTTTGCTTCGAACGAATATTTTGGACGGGTTTTACGTTTAAGGCCAGATACTGTCTCTAGGCTTGTATCTCAATTAAAGAAAAAGGGCCTATTGAAACAAACCGGGTTTGATGGAAGGAAACGTTTTTTAAAACCTCTGGTACCAAATTTGAAGGAAGAGTCTGAGTTGGATGGAGATCCGAAACGAAGTTTATTTTTGGGAACGAGAAAGGAGATCTCTCTTGGGTTTGGATCCAAGTCTGGGTTGGAGGTGGATCCGAAGCCTTCTTCTAAATACCAAATACATTCTAGTATACATAAAAAAACTCCTTCTAGTGAAGGAGATGATTGGAAAGAGTTTTTGGTTTGGGGTGAAAAACGTTTCTCCAAGTCTACGAGGGTTTTTCTTTCTGGGCTTTGTGGTCCGGAATCCTTAACTGGGCCTCAACTCTCTTATTGGGAGAGGTTTAAAGCGAACCCAGGTTAA
- a CDS encoding glucan biosynthesis protein codes for MKKLNIYLALIALVLCVVIVIRKNDLTLTKVASLLAISQTTETFDFHTADSIAKQKLKSKFSPTPEFKIPGLDGISFDDYRQIEYKPDVAIWKNLALPYQLHFFHPGHIYSNGIQIYEVIGEKPVEIPYDASRFNFGDLPLSDEFAELSKKLRYTGFRVHYPINQKEALEEFLVFQGASYFRAISKDQVYGLSGRGLAINTGPKDREEFPIFESFYIKRPQKTDTSITIYAIMNGESVVGSYEFIVKPGEITTIDVRAKIYLRKKIKRLGFAPITSMYLYGESDNPILGNIHPEVHDSDGLLIQNKSGDWEWRPLINPKKTQLTRIQLDSPQGYGLIQRDRKFKSYQDEKLKYHLRPSVWVEPKGDWGKGNLYLLEFTTNLDSDDNVTTFWEPAIPPNLNEGYEFSYTLHYTERSPKHHTLGKTSAFYRGIDPVFPKEKMFTIYFTGDYLKSLDRKTDLKAVIQNDQITSEDIRYKIEKISELDQWRLQIWYPSSDEESNWTVFLENENQRITETWIYRDGLSK; via the coding sequence ATGAAGAAACTGAACATATATCTTGCACTCATTGCCTTGGTATTGTGTGTCGTAATCGTCATCCGAAAAAATGATCTGACTTTAACTAAAGTTGCCAGTTTGCTCGCCATCTCCCAAACAACTGAAACCTTCGACTTTCATACCGCTGATTCAATCGCAAAACAGAAATTAAAGTCTAAGTTTTCTCCAACACCTGAATTCAAAATTCCCGGACTCGACGGGATCAGCTTTGATGATTATAGACAAATCGAATACAAACCGGATGTTGCTATTTGGAAAAATCTAGCCCTTCCCTACCAACTGCATTTTTTCCATCCAGGCCATATCTACAGCAATGGAATTCAAATTTATGAAGTCATTGGTGAAAAACCAGTAGAAATTCCCTATGATGCCTCTCGTTTCAATTTTGGAGATTTACCACTCTCCGATGAATTTGCAGAACTGTCTAAAAAACTTCGTTATACTGGTTTTCGTGTCCATTACCCTATCAACCAAAAAGAAGCATTAGAAGAATTTTTAGTTTTCCAAGGGGCATCTTACTTTAGAGCCATATCGAAAGACCAAGTTTATGGATTGTCAGGGAGAGGACTGGCCATCAACACCGGGCCAAAAGATAGAGAGGAATTCCCGATCTTCGAAAGTTTTTATATCAAACGACCGCAAAAAACAGATACATCCATTACCATTTACGCAATCATGAATGGAGAATCAGTTGTTGGTTCTTATGAATTCATCGTTAAACCTGGAGAAATTACTACCATAGACGTTCGTGCGAAAATATACTTACGCAAAAAAATCAAACGTCTTGGTTTTGCACCCATCACTTCCATGTATTTATATGGAGAATCAGACAATCCAATTTTGGGGAATATCCATCCAGAAGTACATGACTCTGATGGTTTACTCATTCAAAACAAATCTGGGGACTGGGAATGGAGACCTCTCATCAATCCAAAAAAAACCCAACTAACAAGAATTCAACTAGACTCTCCACAGGGTTATGGACTGATCCAAAGAGATCGTAAATTCAAAAGTTACCAAGATGAAAAACTCAAATACCATCTAAGGCCAAGTGTATGGGTCGAACCAAAAGGGGATTGGGGAAAGGGAAATTTATACCTTTTAGAATTCACAACCAATTTAGATTCTGATGACAATGTCACCACGTTTTGGGAACCAGCCATCCCTCCCAATTTAAATGAAGGTTATGAGTTTTCCTACACTCTCCATTACACAGAAAGATCACCAAAACATCACACCCTTGGGAAAACTTCTGCATTTTATAGAGGTATTGATCCCGTTTTCCCAAAGGAAAAAATGTTTACCATTTATTTCACTGGTGACTACTTAAAATCATTAGATCGAAAAACTGATTTAAAAGCGGTGATTCAAAATGACCAAATCACTTCTGAAGATATCCGATATAAAATTGAAAAAATATCAGAACTCGACCAGTGGCGATTACAAATCTGGTATCCTAGTTCTGATGAAGAATCAAATTGGACTGTTTTCTTAGAAAATGAAAACCAACGAATTACTGAAACTTGGATTTATCGCGATGGACTATCCAAATAA
- the mdoH gene encoding glucans biosynthesis glucosyltransferase MdoH: MIKIHRILFFFTFVTPVIWGFSLFIDIISFRGIEITEYYQFITLIFLLPMLAYGATTSLFGFLLTLKKNGDPLLKTKRIPIGELDLQSIASIPVAVVMPVYEENEISIFSRIKVISESADQIHKLPKLDYFILSDTRTPEKWIKEEAAYTELCDSKNNYHNFHYRRRKSNLNGKSGNIADFCRRWGKKYKYMLILDADSLVSGELILQLIANMENQPKAGIIQSSTRIFKSTTLFQKLTEFSSYLFSPFFLKGATFWQINSSGYWGHNAILRVKPFMEHCALPHLPEYGGLGGKILSHDTVEAALMRKAGYEVLCAYELEGSYEENPPNIIDVLKRDQRWCQGNLQHFWFLFGKKIPFINRIHILNGILSYLNSPIWMCYIFLSLWNYLEDNKYLNYSMLPEEYEFFKSQIYDPLYIKLLYLSLVLLFLPRILSFLSLPVLQIFKKFPAFLLETLFSILIAPIYMIYHSIFVFSILFNKRITWGPQNRDADSGYSLSYILSSFFGVTILGFASAYISYAHSTMVFVLTLPIWLGWILSIPLVVFTGKEQKVFNKFLDPSFWKPNTTLIRNLEKELISHKNSYLEGREFFFALIHPIFRSTHKQLQGNKKYQSKLPKSTEENLKILLEEGPKALEKKSILQILSNRELLDSFYWKFWTSKKENWAKEWKIIWEEINPSFFPSISNNKKND, translated from the coding sequence ATGATCAAAATCCATCGTATTTTATTTTTCTTTACATTCGTCACTCCCGTCATCTGGGGTTTTAGTTTATTCATTGATATCATCTCCTTTCGTGGAATCGAAATCACAGAATACTACCAATTCATAACTTTAATTTTTCTATTACCAATGTTGGCCTATGGAGCGACTACTTCTCTTTTTGGATTTTTACTAACACTCAAAAAAAACGGTGACCCACTCCTCAAAACAAAACGAATTCCTATTGGAGAACTGGATTTACAATCAATCGCGTCGATTCCAGTTGCGGTAGTAATGCCAGTTTACGAAGAAAACGAAATTTCGATATTCTCGCGAATCAAAGTAATCTCCGAATCCGCAGACCAAATCCACAAGTTACCTAAACTCGATTATTTTATCCTAAGTGATACAAGAACTCCGGAAAAATGGATCAAAGAAGAAGCCGCCTACACAGAATTATGCGATTCAAAAAACAACTACCATAACTTTCACTACAGAAGGAGAAAAAGTAACCTCAATGGGAAAAGTGGGAACATTGCGGACTTCTGTAGAAGGTGGGGAAAAAAATACAAATATATGCTCATCCTGGATGCGGATAGTTTAGTTTCGGGGGAACTCATCCTCCAACTGATTGCCAACATGGAGAATCAACCCAAGGCAGGAATCATCCAATCCAGCACAAGAATCTTTAAGTCCACTACCCTATTCCAAAAATTAACAGAATTTTCCTCCTATCTATTCAGCCCATTTTTTTTAAAAGGTGCGACCTTTTGGCAAATCAATTCATCCGGATATTGGGGACACAATGCCATCCTCAGAGTGAAACCTTTTATGGAACATTGTGCCCTACCCCACCTTCCTGAATACGGTGGCCTTGGGGGAAAAATTTTAAGCCATGATACGGTAGAAGCTGCTCTGATGCGGAAAGCCGGTTATGAAGTTTTATGTGCTTACGAGTTAGAGGGAAGTTATGAAGAGAATCCGCCGAACATCATTGATGTTCTCAAACGAGACCAAAGATGGTGTCAAGGGAACCTCCAACATTTTTGGTTCTTATTTGGAAAAAAAATCCCTTTCATCAACCGAATTCATATCTTAAACGGAATTTTATCTTATCTCAATTCCCCTATTTGGATGTGTTATATATTTTTAAGTTTATGGAATTATTTAGAAGATAACAAATATCTCAACTACTCCATGTTACCCGAAGAATATGAATTCTTTAAATCACAGATTTATGATCCACTTTATATCAAATTACTCTATTTATCCTTAGTATTGTTATTTTTACCGAGGATCCTTAGTTTTCTAAGCCTTCCTGTCCTACAAATCTTTAAAAAATTTCCTGCTTTTCTTTTAGAAACTCTATTCTCAATCCTCATAGCTCCTATTTATATGATCTACCATAGTATCTTTGTCTTCTCTATTCTTTTCAACAAAAGGATCACCTGGGGTCCACAGAATAGAGATGCAGATTCAGGGTATAGTCTCTCTTATATTTTATCTTCCTTTTTCGGTGTGACTATTTTAGGTTTTGCCTCGGCTTATATTAGTTATGCACATTCCACAATGGTATTTGTTTTGACTTTGCCTATTTGGTTGGGATGGATTTTATCAATTCCACTGGTAGTGTTCACAGGCAAGGAACAAAAAGTGTTCAACAAATTCCTGGATCCATCTTTTTGGAAGCCGAATACAACTCTAATTCGTAATTTAGAAAAAGAACTAATCTCCCATAAAAATAGTTATCTGGAAGGACGCGAATTTTTCTTTGCACTAATCCATCCTATCTTTCGAAGTACACACAAACAACTCCAAGGGAACAAAAAGTACCAATCCAAACTTCCAAAATCAACAGAAGAAAATTTAAAAATTTTACTCGAAGAGGGCCCCAAGGCCTTAGAAAAAAAATCGATACTACAAATTTTATCCAATCGGGAACTACTAGATTCCTTTTACTGGAAATTCTGGACTTCTAAAAAAGAAAATTGGGCGAAAGAATGGAAAATCATTTGGGAAGAGATCAACCCATCTTTTTTTCCATCAATCTCCAATAATAAGAAGAACGACTAA
- a CDS encoding serine/threonine protein kinase, with translation MDINHSFYQLTPDSILNAIESLGYEPTGRFYPLNSVENRVYDIETSNSGRIVVKFYRPGKWNHQEILEEHEFLGELSSGEIPVLTPISIKGKTLFEWLGIYFAIWPLRNGRIVEEITGSNLERVGALLGRIHSIGKQSDSKHRPVLDIPSYGLKSLNFILENDLIPNQSLAERYKVTALRSFEIFESLVKDYQIPFQRIHGDCHKGNLLISQDGYSILDFDDFLTGPIVQDFWMLLPLGEENRKDDLFQFLQGYTMFADFDQNWLQLVEPLRIVRYVHYAAWIAKRWKDPSFPSLFPHFGTEEYWLKETLDLESAKNDLEENSTNETPSSENVEPEMTNKDFFWDWEN, from the coding sequence TTGGACATCAATCATTCTTTTTACCAGCTAACACCCGATTCGATACTCAACGCAATTGAATCATTGGGTTATGAACCCACAGGTCGATTTTATCCATTAAATAGCGTAGAAAATCGTGTTTATGATATCGAAACTTCGAATTCGGGAAGGATCGTTGTTAAATTCTATCGTCCTGGTAAGTGGAATCATCAGGAAATTTTAGAAGAACATGAGTTCTTAGGGGAGTTGTCGTCAGGTGAGATTCCTGTTTTAACACCCATATCCATCAAGGGGAAAACTTTGTTCGAATGGTTGGGAATTTATTTCGCAATTTGGCCCTTACGCAATGGAAGGATTGTGGAAGAAATAACTGGTTCCAATTTAGAAAGAGTAGGCGCCTTACTTGGAAGGATTCATTCTATTGGAAAACAATCTGATTCCAAACATAGGCCTGTGTTGGATATTCCTTCTTACGGATTAAAATCTTTAAATTTCATATTGGAAAATGATCTAATTCCAAATCAAAGTTTGGCGGAGCGGTATAAGGTCACTGCGCTTCGTTCTTTTGAAATTTTTGAATCTCTTGTGAAAGATTACCAAATTCCATTCCAAAGAATTCATGGAGATTGTCATAAAGGAAATTTACTTATTTCGCAAGATGGATATAGTATTTTAGATTTTGATGATTTTTTGACAGGCCCCATTGTTCAAGATTTTTGGATGTTGCTGCCGTTAGGTGAAGAAAATCGAAAGGATGATCTATTCCAGTTCTTACAAGGTTACACTATGTTTGCTGATTTTGACCAAAACTGGCTACAGTTGGTAGAACCACTCCGTATCGTAAGATATGTTCATTATGCCGCTTGGATTGCTAAACGATGGAAAGATCCATCGTTTCCATCATTATTCCCTCATTTCGGAACTGAAGAATATTGGCTAAAAGAGACCTTGGATTTGGAATCTGCCAAAAATGATTTAGAAGAGAATTCAACGAACGAAACTCCATCTTCAGAAAATGTTGAACCGGAAATGACAAACAAAGATTTTTTTTGGGACTGGGAAAACTAA
- the dgcR gene encoding diguanylate cyclase DgcR, whose translation MENEGKKILIIEDSELQRKLLNRWITNHGYIPLEAMNLSEAREIIIKDQIDVVLLDWELPDGSGIELISEIFTSSPVGWLPVIMVTGHTEPENLKLAIEAGATDYITKPAKEIELLARIFSALRMKSLHDQLRETAIRDVMTGLYNRRYMEDRIDQEFQRCKRHKHNLALAMIDIDFFKKINDTYGHETGDIVLKRIASELKSSLRKSDIISRFGGEEFVIVFPETGLADATRVLDKIREMVSGLELNSESGQTFKISFSGGIAGGDISKIETPLDLLRTADKLLYEAKSSGRNRIIS comes from the coding sequence ATGGAGAATGAAGGTAAAAAAATCCTTATCATAGAAGACTCTGAACTTCAGAGAAAACTTCTCAATCGTTGGATTACCAACCATGGGTATATACCTTTGGAGGCTATGAATCTTTCTGAAGCAAGGGAGATCATCATCAAAGATCAAATTGATGTGGTTCTTTTGGATTGGGAATTGCCTGACGGATCTGGAATTGAACTTATATCGGAAATTTTTACTTCTTCACCAGTCGGTTGGTTACCTGTCATTATGGTGACAGGTCATACGGAACCTGAAAATCTCAAACTTGCCATTGAAGCAGGTGCTACCGATTACATTACAAAACCTGCGAAGGAAATCGAACTTTTAGCAAGAATTTTTAGTGCCTTGCGAATGAAATCTTTACACGATCAATTACGAGAAACGGCGATCCGAGATGTAATGACAGGTTTGTATAACCGTCGCTATATGGAAGATCGTATTGACCAAGAATTTCAAAGATGCAAAAGACACAAACACAACCTCGCTCTAGCAATGATAGATATTGATTTTTTTAAGAAAATCAATGATACCTATGGACATGAAACAGGAGATATTGTTTTAAAAAGAATTGCTTCTGAATTAAAATCGTCTCTGCGTAAGTCGGATATCATTTCTAGATTTGGCGGTGAAGAATTTGTGATTGTGTTTCCAGAGACAGGACTTGCAGATGCAACACGAGTTCTAGATAAAATTAGGGAAATGGTTTCAGGTTTGGAATTAAATTCAGAGTCTGGACAAACTTTCAAAATTTCGTTTAGTGGCGGTATTGCCGGCGGGGATATCAGCAAAATCGAAACTCCACTTGACCTTCTCAGAACGGCGGATAAACTTTTATATGAAGCAAAGTCTTCTGGTCGAAATCGCATCATTAGTTAA
- a CDS encoding TetR/AcrR family transcriptional regulator: MKRSSYHHGDLKNSIIRSCHKLLQKKGASDFSLREVATLSGVSHAAVYRHFQDKEEVLEILASIGFDRLGSLQKKVPQNTKDPDGYFVKLGLVYIQFAIKNPNYYRLMFQTKRIKESNILKRSKLKSYAILVRGCRFYLKTKRRNEKHRSFALMAWSLVHGYSNLCIETDFPDTESKALKKTKAEMAEDILRFSI; encoded by the coding sequence GTGAAACGCTCCTCTTACCATCACGGGGATTTAAAAAATTCAATTATTAGGTCTTGTCACAAACTTTTACAGAAAAAAGGAGCCTCGGATTTTTCTTTAAGAGAAGTGGCTACACTTTCGGGAGTTTCTCATGCGGCAGTGTATCGCCATTTTCAGGACAAAGAAGAGGTATTAGAAATTCTTGCCTCCATAGGTTTTGATAGACTCGGGTCTTTACAAAAAAAAGTTCCACAAAATACAAAGGATCCAGATGGTTATTTTGTCAAACTAGGACTAGTTTATATCCAATTTGCTATTAAAAATCCAAATTATTATCGCCTTATGTTTCAAACAAAACGAATCAAGGAATCAAATATCTTAAAAAGATCAAAGTTGAAATCATATGCCATTTTAGTCCGAGGATGTAGGTTTTACTTAAAAACAAAAAGAAGAAACGAAAAACATAGGAGTTTTGCTCTTATGGCTTGGTCGCTCGTTCATGGTTATAGCAATTTATGCATCGAAACCGATTTCCCTGATACTGAAAGCAAAGCCCTAAAAAAAACTAAAGCAGAAATGGCTGAAGATATTTTAAGATTTTCGATCTAA